One window of the Prochlorococcus marinus XMU1411 genome contains the following:
- a CDS encoding ATP-binding protein, with protein MSLFRGKNILKKLFKRPKINWSNYEFESSLKLNEFVDQLLEPIENSQSSYLIKLGLHEALVNAVKHGNKLDPKKNIRVRRIITPNWCVWQIQDQGNGLEIKKRNYKLPKKISSVSGRGLYIINECFDDIRWSSKGNRLQLALKR; from the coding sequence ATGTCCTTATTTCGGGGCAAAAATATTTTAAAAAAGTTATTTAAAAGGCCAAAAATTAACTGGTCAAACTACGAATTCGAATCATCATTAAAGTTAAATGAATTTGTCGATCAACTTTTAGAACCTATTGAAAATTCTCAATCAAGCTATCTTATAAAACTTGGTTTACATGAAGCGTTAGTTAATGCAGTAAAACATGGAAATAAATTAGATCCTAAAAAAAATATTAGAGTTAGAAGAATAATTACTCCTAATTGGTGTGTTTGGCAAATTCAAGATCAAGGCAATGGTTTAGAAATAAAAAAAAGAAACTACAAATTACCAAAAAAAATAAGTAGTGTAAGTGGCCGTGGCCTGTACATAATTAATGAATGTTTTGATGATATTAGATGGAGTAGTAAAGGTAATAGACTTCAGTTAGCTTTAAAAAGGTGA
- a CDS encoding AI-2E family transporter: protein MISSSYFNLLVILITSLIIWTLRDFLLLIICSLVISNIVCNLCNQMQKGLRIPRLLSLFLVITVISVLVFTIFILVLPPFINEFNEILVDIPNGLSKINILINTNLDKFNSLFYGEKSENVIDIFNLINNVVTIPDASTIAKAIQESFKNLINIAGNLGSGLLKLVFVLAVSLMISIEPKQYKENILLLIPKNYRNKFRNILDKCNIALANWTFSMVISSLSVGLLSLIVLSILDVKYVVSNALIAMVLNIIPNIGPVISGIFPISIALLDNFWKPLAVLGAYIIIQNIESYIIMPSIMKKKANLLPGLTLISQFGFTFIFGPLGLILSLPLAVVIQVLIKESFKDI from the coding sequence TTGATTAGTTCATCATATTTTAATTTATTAGTAATTTTAATCACTTCGTTAATAATATGGACTTTAAGAGATTTTCTCCTCTTAATAATTTGTTCGTTAGTAATTTCTAATATTGTATGTAATTTATGTAATCAAATGCAAAAGGGTTTGAGGATTCCCCGATTACTATCTTTGTTTCTTGTCATAACTGTTATATCAGTATTAGTATTTACTATTTTTATTCTTGTATTGCCTCCGTTTATAAATGAATTCAATGAAATACTCGTTGATATTCCAAATGGTTTATCAAAAATTAATATATTGATTAATACAAATCTGGACAAATTTAATAGTTTATTTTATGGTGAAAAATCAGAAAATGTTATAGACATATTCAATCTTATAAATAATGTAGTTACCATTCCAGATGCCTCAACTATTGCTAAAGCTATTCAAGAAAGTTTTAAGAATTTAATCAATATTGCAGGCAATCTGGGTTCAGGTCTTTTGAAATTAGTATTCGTATTAGCAGTGAGTTTGATGATTTCTATTGAACCAAAACAATATAAAGAAAATATACTTCTATTAATTCCAAAAAATTATCGCAACAAATTTAGAAATATTCTGGATAAATGCAATATTGCATTAGCAAATTGGACCTTTTCTATGGTCATAAGTTCATTATCTGTAGGTCTATTATCATTAATAGTTTTGTCTATATTAGATGTCAAATATGTAGTCTCAAATGCTTTAATAGCGATGGTTCTTAATATAATTCCAAATATAGGTCCAGTTATTAGCGGTATATTTCCAATCTCAATTGCACTACTAGATAATTTTTGGAAACCACTGGCCGTTTTAGGAGCATATATAATAATTCAAAATATTGAAAGCTACATAATAATGCCATCTATAATGAAGAAAAAAGCAAATTTACTTCCTGGGCTAACATTAATTTCACAATTTGGATTTACCTTCATTTTTGGTCCATTAGGGTTAATACTATCTCTTCCATTGGCTGTTGTAATTCAGGTTTTAATCAAAGAATCATTTAAAGATATTTAA
- the psb28 gene encoding photosystem II reaction center protein Psb28, which translates to MTSNKTAKIQFYEGTDEPVVPEIRLTRSKDGTTGQALFLFEKPQALSSITDGEITGMRMIDSEGEILTREVKVKFVDGEPIFLEAVYIWKNTSDFDRFMRFANSYAKSNGLGYSEKK; encoded by the coding sequence ATGACATCAAATAAAACTGCAAAAATACAATTTTATGAAGGAACAGATGAGCCAGTAGTGCCCGAAATAAGACTGACCAGGAGTAAAGATGGTACAACTGGACAAGCATTATTTTTGTTCGAAAAACCTCAGGCATTATCTTCAATTACAGACGGTGAAATCACAGGTATGCGTATGATTGATTCTGAAGGTGAAATATTAACTCGTGAAGTCAAAGTAAAGTTTGTTGATGGTGAACCTATATTTTTAGAAGCAGTTTATATTTGGAAGAACACATCAGACTTTGATAGATTCATGAGATTTGCCAATAGTTATGCAAAATCAAATGGATTAGGATATTCTGAGAAGAAGTAA
- the mnmH gene encoding tRNA 2-selenouridine(34) synthase MnmH → MYFKRKALEKFRSFKGPLIDVRSPSEYYKGHLPNSINIPLFDNDERSIIGTIYKKEGRKKAVIKGLKFFEKKMELLLDNLFMSIESYKTNPNQNNEFFIRIYCSRGGMRSQSIAWLLEKYKLKPITLNGGYKIYRRWVLDSFSKKLNIVVIGGKTGTGKTRLLSLLEKYKYQTIDLEGFACHRGSTFGGLGMNEQPSNEQFENTIAEKLNSFKCSNNIFVEAESANIGKCKIPHEFFKQMKNSRRIEILRSESNRLDELIDTYSVFKKEELQESVLRIKKRLGPQRTKIALESINNEKWDLVCRSVLDYYDKCYEYEKVGKTNIKLLDLTDKKYDESILELINNVL, encoded by the coding sequence ATGTATTTCAAAAGAAAAGCACTAGAGAAATTTAGAAGTTTTAAAGGACCACTTATAGATGTTAGAAGCCCGAGTGAATATTATAAAGGACACCTGCCTAATTCTATTAACATTCCATTATTTGATAATGATGAGAGATCTATAATTGGAACGATTTATAAAAAAGAAGGAAGAAAAAAAGCTGTTATAAAGGGATTAAAATTTTTTGAAAAAAAAATGGAATTACTTCTTGATAATTTATTCATGAGTATTGAGTCTTATAAAACTAATCCTAATCAAAATAATGAATTTTTTATCAGAATATATTGCTCTAGAGGAGGAATGCGTTCACAAAGCATTGCTTGGCTACTAGAAAAATATAAATTAAAACCAATAACACTTAATGGAGGATACAAAATATATAGAAGATGGGTATTAGATAGTTTCTCAAAAAAATTAAATATAGTAGTTATTGGCGGAAAGACAGGAACTGGGAAGACAAGATTATTATCATTACTAGAGAAATATAAATATCAAACTATTGATCTTGAAGGATTTGCTTGTCATAGAGGAAGTACATTTGGAGGTTTAGGAATGAATGAACAACCTTCAAATGAGCAATTTGAAAATACAATTGCAGAAAAATTAAATTCTTTTAAATGTTCTAATAATATTTTTGTAGAAGCTGAAAGTGCAAATATAGGTAAATGCAAAATTCCTCATGAATTCTTCAAACAGATGAAAAACTCCAGAAGAATTGAAATTTTAAGGAGCGAATCTAACAGGTTAGATGAGTTGATAGATACTTATAGTGTTTTTAAGAAGGAGGAACTTCAAGAATCTGTATTAAGGATAAAAAAAAGATTAGGACCGCAAAGAACAAAAATAGCTCTTGAATCAATTAATAATGAGAAATGGGACTTAGTTTGCAGATCAGTTCTAGATTATTACGATAAGTGTTATGAATATGAAAAGGTTGGTAAAACAAATATAAAGTTATTAGATTTAACCGACAAAAAATACGATGAAAGTATCCTAGAGTTAATAAATAATGTTTTATAA
- a CDS encoding GUN4 domain-containing protein, protein MNNKEQDNYNNVTLDLVKKFVESNQRKRINSLNQIESEVENIFNLGPSLFDIFDSEGDDWAAGWILQVLKKFKPEFFENSRFNNWFNTYSDIDINYEDLQLMLVEQNFEEADRLTSSYLRKLAGKLAEKRGYVFYSEVKNMSGKDLKTIDRLWTIYSTGRFGFSIQAKILKSVGKKYELMWPKIGWKKDGLWTRYPGSFCWSLDAPDGHMPLINQLRGVRLMDSILRHPAIAERHNNIL, encoded by the coding sequence ATGAATAACAAAGAACAAGATAACTATAATAACGTTACATTAGACCTTGTAAAAAAATTTGTAGAATCCAATCAAAGAAAAAGAATAAATTCATTAAATCAAATAGAATCTGAAGTCGAAAATATTTTTAATCTTGGACCTTCATTGTTTGATATCTTTGATAGTGAAGGAGATGACTGGGCTGCTGGTTGGATATTGCAAGTTTTAAAAAAATTCAAGCCTGAATTCTTTGAAAACTCTAGATTTAATAATTGGTTTAATACATATTCAGATATTGATATTAATTATGAAGATTTGCAATTGATGTTGGTTGAGCAAAATTTTGAAGAGGCAGATAGATTAACAAGTTCCTATTTAAGGAAACTAGCTGGTAAATTAGCTGAAAAACGTGGATATGTTTTCTACAGTGAAGTTAAGAATATGTCAGGTAAAGATCTAAAAACAATAGATAGATTATGGACTATTTATTCAACTGGTAGATTTGGATTCTCAATTCAGGCAAAGATATTAAAATCAGTAGGAAAAAAATATGAATTAATGTGGCCGAAAATAGGTTGGAAAAAAGATGGCTTATGGACTAGATATCCTGGATCTTTTTGCTGGTCATTAGATGCTCCTGATGGACACATGCCTTTAATAAATCAACTAAGAGGAGTAAGACTTATGGATTCCATCCTACGACATCCTGCTATTGCAGAGAGACATAATAATATTCTTTAA
- a CDS encoding DUF6439 family protein, translating into MNYWDKDTIQLVQSLNDKLKIDHSKWHKDKGNKYKRSAELISAGLCHLIISCNENETIEYIEESIKWLKEINVDQPCPSKNHLFKAN; encoded by the coding sequence ATGAACTATTGGGATAAAGATACTATTCAGCTTGTTCAAAGTCTTAATGACAAATTAAAGATAGATCATTCTAAATGGCATAAAGATAAAGGAAATAAATATAAACGATCTGCAGAACTAATTTCGGCGGGATTATGTCATTTAATTATTTCTTGTAATGAGAACGAAACTATTGAATATATAGAAGAAAGTATTAAATGGTTAAAAGAAATAAACGTAGATCAACCTTGCCCTAGTAAAAATCACCTTTTTAAAGCTAACTGA